The following DNA comes from Teredinibacter haidensis.
ACGAATATTGTCGGCCTTTACTACGTCGTGAATGTAAACCGTGGGTTGATGCTGGTGGCGCGACGGTGGTGGAGTAGTTAATCAGGATTGGCGGTTTGCTGGTAAAGTTTATAGTAATTTAGCTGGAGTTTGCTTTTTAGAATACTCTCCTTTGCCGGTACTAGGACTGTTAATTGTCCAAACTACCGGCATTTTTTTGTCTCGGTTTTTCTGTTTTTGCGGGGCTACGCATTATCGGATGGGCATCGCCTTCATATATAGAAATGTGCCGTGAATTTTAATCTTGGTTCGGGAAAGTGGGTTGCCGAAATATGGTTTTGATTTTTCGGTATTACTTGATGTTGCACACAGCAGTCTAAAATCGACCTCGAATACCCACTGAATAGCGAATGCCTGTATCTTCGTATTCCAACAACCGTTCTCTGAAGACTGAATAGGTACGCAGCTTGGAGTGAGTGATATTAATCCCCTCAAAGACTAATTCGAGGTTGGGGTGGAATTGCCAGGCGGCGCTGACATCCAGTTGTCCGAATGCTTCAACGGTTTCTGGCTGGCTTTGAGTGCTAATGGCTGCGCGCAGGAAATCATCACGAAAGTTGTAGGCTAGCCGAGAGTGGAAGTGGCCTCGCTCGTAGAATGCGATGATATTGTAGGTATCGGACATACCCTCCAGGGTGAAGTCGAGTTGGTCTTCGCCAGTAGATTTTTCGCCGATCCCTTCGACGGAGGTATAGTTGGCCTGCAGGCCAAAGCCATTGTTAAACGTGTGTAACAGGGACAATTCCAACCCCGCCAGGGCTGCACTCTCAGCATTTTGGGGAATGGAAACAACAAAGTTGCCTTCTTCGTGATTCAGTAGGGATTCGACTTGTGTTGTTTCCGAAATAAAATTGTCGACATCTTTGTAAAATAAATTGATTCCAACATGATGTTTTTTTCCGTAATACCAGGACCACGACAAGTCGGCATTGAGTGCTTCGTAAGCACTCAATTTTGGGTTTCCACGGCTGGCCTGAGTTGCTCCCACGCGCAGGTTGTAGTCGCCCAATGTTGGTCTCAAACGATTTAAGCTTGGTCGAGTAATCGTTCTAGATAGTGCCAGTCGCAGGATTTTGTCTTCCGTTAAGTTGAGCTTTACATTGAGTGCTGGAAGTAGGTGGTCATATCGGTTTTTCGCGATAACGGGTATCGGATCAGAGATAATGAGATTGAGGTTGGTGGGGTCGGTTTCGTCATGAACAATATCAATAGCATCCTGTTGAAACCCACTTGCAGTAATATGCGTTTGGCTGTGGCGAAGGCCGATATTGGCAGTCCATGGCATTCCCCTAAATTCATTCGACAGGTTCAGTTGTACATAGGCTTCTAGTGGTCTTTCTTTAATTTTCCAGGAGTCTACCGGTTTGTAGAGAGCGGTGCTGCCCCCGTAGGCTTTGGCTTCGTCAATCGTGTCCGCTAGGGGGTGGGCGGTGTCTTTGATTGCGGTTTGAATATGTGAGTCGGACCACAAATAGTTGACATATTCGGTGGTATCGAAAGTAAACCAAGTAACGGGTGCGTTGCCTTCCAGAAAGTCTGAGGCATCCAGTGTGCTGAAAAGATTGTCGGGGAGATCAAATTGATACCCCGAAAATTCGCCACCAGAAGGGGATTTAAAGTTGGATTTCTGTTTGGTTCGGGTTGAGGTAAAAATACCGTACTCAAATTCATCAATTAATTCGAGATTACTGGATTGAATAAAGTCTATTTTTAACTGTTTTACCGTATCTCGTGAATCATCGCCTTCGAAATAAATAGCATGGCTGCGAAGGTCTCCCACACTGCTCTGTCTGCTGTGAACAATACTGGGGTAGTTTTCGCCTTGATGGTAGGCGTAGCTCGGGTTCGCGTTCGGAACACCGGCAACTACAAACTCGTCGTTTCCGCCGTTATCATTTCTTGCGCTGGAGTAGGATAAGTCGATGTTCGTCGTTAACCAAGTGTTCACATGCCAGAGTGTGTTCATTCCCAATAGCATGGTTTGCGTGGGACGGTTCCGTGTTAGTTGAACAAAATCACCAGCCAGTGCAAGGTTCTCTTTATAGCTGTAGCTGAGCAAAGTGTTGTTATCGTCGAGGGTCGCGGAGGCGATTGTTTCGCCGTAGTCATGTGTCCAGTTGGCAGAGGAAGTAATGTTTGATTTTACATTGAACTCGGCATACAGGGCATCGGCGGTAAACAGTAGGTTGTTGTTTGGACGCAGTTGTGTCGAGATGGTGCCGCTAGTTCGGGTTCGAGTGCCCGTGTCGATTCGAAAATCCAGATTGCGGGGGATTCTCGCCATACTGTAATTACCCGTACCATTCTTGTCTGCTACGTAACTTAGGTCTCGAATCAGCCAGCCCTCTGTTACGGCGCTGTGAAACAGGTAATCCCGCTGCTCGTGATTGAGGGATATAAGTGTACCAAATTGGTCATTCGAATAGCTGACCAGCCCCGAGTAGTGAGGGGAGAGCGTATCGGCTAATGAGTCAAATGTGGATTTGATAAAGAATCCGCTGCGAATCCCTTCAAAATCGAGCGGCTTTGTTGAAACGAGGTCGATGGTCGAGCCAATGCCTCCACTGGGTAGTGTGGCGTTATAGGATTTGTACGCACGAGCACCACTGATAAGCTCCGAAGCAAGGACATCGAAACTGAATTCGCGGCCTTCGTTTTCAGTTGCCAGCACACGGCCATTATAAAGTACTGTATTAAATTCCGGGCCGAACCCCCGCACGGTGACCAACTGGCCTTCCCCTCCATTTCTGTCAATCGAGATACCCGTAACACGCTGTAACGCTTCAGCCACATTCTGGTCCGGGTATTTACCCAGGTCTTCGCTGACCACAATATCGATAATGGAGCCAGCTTGGCGTTTGGCCCGGAGGGAACGCTGGACACTGTTGAAGTAACCAATAGTAATTATTTCTTCTTCGACATTGTCTTTATTTGGTGTGTGGGGAAGTCTTGCGAACTCGTTGGTACCTAGAGTGGGGTTTGTGGCTTTAACAACAATATAGCCGTCATTTTTTTCGAAGCTTAAGGGGGTATTTTGAACCAGTACTTCCGCGGCAGCTTCTAGTGAATAGAGGCCTTTTAATGCGGGGCTTTGGTGGCGGCTTACAATATCAAAATCGAAAATAACAGATGTTTGTGTTGCTTGGCCAAGCTGGATTAATGCTTTATCTGTACGTTGCGCTGCAATATTTAGTTCGTAAATCTGAGGTTCCAATTGAGCGAAAAGGGCATTGGAAAAGGTTGCCCCCATTATGATGGCGGCAACCTTTAACAGCCGGGCAATACTGGCTGGCATATGAAACAGCGGGGGGGATTGAGTGTTATCTTTTATAGAGAGGATACACGTTTGCTCCTTCTGTGAGCGTAATGGATGCACGTTTTTTTTGTATCTACTCGTATCGCTATGTGTCGTAAGGCGATCCTTTGGAAAGAAGTATGTCACCGTTACCCAGTTTGGTAACTTTGATGGAAAAACTTTTACTCAGTGTTTGCAGTAGGGAATCAATATTATCTGTTTTAAAGTGACCACCAATTCTAATTTTTGCGACATTGCTGTCTTTAACGACAATGTTGCTGGAGGTATAGCGAGATATTTCTTCAATTGCAACACCGAGCTCAATACCATTAAAGATTAAAGCGCCGTCGAGCCAGGCAAGCTTTTGTTCCAGTTCTGTCTGGTTGAGAGCTTCAGGCTCTTGCAGCGTGCGGTTTATACGAACGCTGTATCCCTGTGTGAGTATTGCCTGATTGTCGTCTGTAATTACGGTGTCAAATTTTTGTTGGTGGGGGGCCGCATTGGCAAAGACTTTTACCGTTCCTTCGCTGACAGCAACATCGACTTGGCTGTTTAAGTATCGCACATTAAAAGCGGTGCCCACGGCCCAAACGAAGCTATTTGCGGCTTTCACTACAAAAGGGTACTGCTTGTTTTTGGCAACTTCGAAATTCGCTTCACCTTTAATCAGGGAGATTGTGCGCCTTTCTTCTCTATAGTCTACATCGAGTTGGGTATCGGTATTGAGCATCAGTACGCTGCCGTCAGTCAGTGTGTAGGTGGCCCTTTCGCCTGGCCGCGTTTCAAAGTGTTGCGTGTTATCGAGTTCAATATTAATAAACAGTGCGAGAACAATAGAAAAGGCAGCTGCGGCAAAACCTCCGGTAAGTGAGTAGGCATAAAGTTTGGGTAGTCCCAACCAGCGGCGCCTCGATTTTTGGACTTGATGGGGGTTGGTTTGAGTGTTCGCCCGTGGAAAAATCCTTGCAAGATCCTCTAGTATGGCCATGTTGTCCCACTGTTTGACTACTTTTAAAAAATAGCTGCTGTGGTAGGGGCTCTGTTTTATCCATTGGTGAAATTCGTTCGTTTCGGCGGGCGAAAGGGGAGCTTCGTCCATTCTAACCAGCCATTCGGCAGCCTGATGTTTGATATCGTTGATATTGGTGTCGGAGTTGGCCTTATCCACGAGTCCTTCCTCCTTTACTAGATACAGTGCGTGTTTCATTTGGGTGATCCGTAGTTTCTGATTCCATCTCGTCCATGAAGTCTGTGCAGCGTACAATGGCGCGGGTAATATGTATTTCCACTGTTCGAGTGCTGATCCCCATTTCCTCGGCTATACGTTTGTGGGGGTACCCGTATACTCGTCTAAGTACAAAGGCTGTACGACATTTCTCTGGGAGATGGTCTAATGCTTGACAGAAAAATTCGAGTTTCTTTTTTGATTCAAGCTCATCCTCCAGTGAAGGACCTACTATAGAGATGCTTTCAGGAAGATAATCCCCTACCGTATCTGTCAGCTTGTTAGCTTTTTTGCTTATTTCGTTTAGCGCTAAATTTTTAGTCGTGCGATAGAGGTAGCTTTTGGGCGAGCTGATATCGGTCTTTTTATCTGCTTCCATTACTTTTAGAAAAGCTTCTTGAACAATATCCTCTGCATCTTCCGTACGTTTAAAGTACTTAGATGCAAATCGCACCAGCGAGGTACGGAGTTCTGTGAACAACCCTTCGTAGTTAGTTTTGGAGGCTCTATCGTTATTTTTCTGCATATTATTAATAGCCGTTTATCGGAACCTTGTTGTTACGCGCATGCGCGTTATTCAGCGTCATGCTCTACCGGAGCCTCTGCATACGTCGATGCAGGGAACCCAGAGTATAAAGACAGGTTAGTTCACGATATCCCCTACACGTAGTGGAATTTTTTTGTGATGTATTCGAGGGAGGGGGATTAAAGGCAAGGCTTGGCCAGAGGGAGGAATAATGAAGGTGGGGGTATAATATACCGCCACCTTTTTTCTGGGCTTTCTTGTGTTAGACGGTTGGGGTTATTTCACCGGCTCCATTGGAGGCTTTACAGATATGAATTTCGGCGGTTAGGCCGTGTTCACGAGGGTAATTATTGTGAATGGCTTGTGTGACGGGAGCGATCAAGTTTTCTGGTAGCAGACATACAATGCATCCACCAAACCCGCCGCCGGTCATACGTACGCCGCCGTTACGTCCGATGACACTGGATACAAGTTCAACAAGGTAGTCGATAAGCGGTACGGTAATTTCAAAGTCATCGCGCATTGATACGTGTGATTCTGCCATTAAACGGGACAAGCTCGTAACATCATTATTTTTCAGGGCTTCAGTCATCGCGAGAGTTCGTTCGTTCTCTGTAATGACGTGGTGCGCGCGCTTAAACGCGATAGGGTCAACGCTGTCCCGATTGGCCTGCAGTACGGATAGGCTGGCTTCGCGGAGGCTAGAAATATTCAGCTGTTTAGCAGCGAGTTCGCATTGTTTGCGTCTATCGTTGTATTC
Coding sequences within:
- a CDS encoding TonB-dependent receptor, with product MPASIARLLKVAAIIMGATFSNALFAQLEPQIYELNIAAQRTDKALIQLGQATQTSVIFDFDIVSRHQSPALKGLYSLEAAAEVLVQNTPLSFEKNDGYIVVKATNPTLGTNEFARLPHTPNKDNVEEEIITIGYFNSVQRSLRAKRQAGSIIDIVVSEDLGKYPDQNVAEALQRVTGISIDRNGGEGQLVTVRGFGPEFNTVLYNGRVLATENEGREFSFDVLASELISGARAYKSYNATLPSGGIGSTIDLVSTKPLDFEGIRSGFFIKSTFDSLADTLSPHYSGLVSYSNDQFGTLISLNHEQRDYLFHSAVTEGWLIRDLSYVADKNGTGNYSMARIPRNLDFRIDTGTRTRTSGTISTQLRPNNNLLFTADALYAEFNVKSNITSSANWTHDYGETIASATLDDNNTLLSYSYKENLALAGDFVQLTRNRPTQTMLLGMNTLWHVNTWLTTNIDLSYSSARNDNGGNDEFVVAGVPNANPSYAYHQGENYPSIVHSRQSSVGDLRSHAIYFEGDDSRDTVKQLKIDFIQSSNLELIDEFEYGIFTSTRTKQKSNFKSPSGGEFSGYQFDLPDNLFSTLDASDFLEGNAPVTWFTFDTTEYVNYLWSDSHIQTAIKDTAHPLADTIDEAKAYGGSTALYKPVDSWKIKERPLEAYVQLNLSNEFRGMPWTANIGLRHSQTHITASGFQQDAIDIVHDETDPTNLNLIISDPIPVIAKNRYDHLLPALNVKLNLTEDKILRLALSRTITRPSLNRLRPTLGDYNLRVGATQASRGNPKLSAYEALNADLSWSWYYGKKHHVGINLFYKDVDNFISETTQVESLLNHEEGNFVVSIPQNAESAALAGLELSLLHTFNNGFGLQANYTSVEGIGEKSTGEDQLDFTLEGMSDTYNIIAFYERGHFHSRLAYNFRDDFLRAAISTQSQPETVEAFGQLDVSAAWQFHPNLELVFEGINITHSKLRTYSVFRERLLEYEDTGIRYSVGIRGRF
- a CDS encoding FecR family protein, whose amino-acid sequence is MKHALYLVKEEGLVDKANSDTNINDIKHQAAEWLVRMDEAPLSPAETNEFHQWIKQSPYHSSYFLKVVKQWDNMAILEDLARIFPRANTQTNPHQVQKSRRRWLGLPKLYAYSLTGGFAAAAFSIVLALFINIELDNTQHFETRPGERATYTLTDGSVLMLNTDTQLDVDYREERRTISLIKGEANFEVAKNKQYPFVVKAANSFVWAVGTAFNVRYLNSQVDVAVSEGTVKVFANAAPHQQKFDTVITDDNQAILTQGYSVRINRTLQEPEALNQTELEQKLAWLDGALIFNGIELGVAIEEISRYTSSNIVVKDSNVAKIRIGGHFKTDNIDSLLQTLSKSFSIKVTKLGNGDILLSKGSPYDT
- a CDS encoding RNA polymerase sigma factor; amino-acid sequence: MQKNNDRASKTNYEGLFTELRTSLVRFASKYFKRTEDAEDIVQEAFLKVMEADKKTDISSPKSYLYRTTKNLALNEISKKANKLTDTVGDYLPESISIVGPSLEDELESKKKLEFFCQALDHLPEKCRTAFVLRRVYGYPHKRIAEEMGISTRTVEIHITRAIVRCTDFMDEMESETTDHPNETRTVSSKGGRTRG